Genomic DNA from Fusobacterium simiae:
GAGTTCTCAATTTCTTTAGGAATTCTAATCATAGTCATATCCATACAAATATTTCCTATAATTTCACATCTATGATTATTTACTAAAACATATCCTCCTTTTGAAAGATATTTTTTTAAACCATCAGCATAGCCTATTGGAAGAACTGCATAAGTTGAATCAGCAGGAAGTGTATAGTGTCTTCCATAGGATACAAAAGAGTCTTTCTTAACTTTTTTTATAAATAGAACTTTTGATTTTATTGTAAAAACATTTTTTAAATAGGGAGTTTTTTTATTTCCTGTGAAAGAATACATACCTATACCTAATCTGACAAGATTACCAAGTATATTATTGTGAAAATTAGTTATCCCAGCACTATTTGAAATATGAATATATTTTAAATTTAAAGAATTGACAATTTCTTTAAATTTTTTAATTTGTTCTAAGGTAAAATTTTTAGTTTCTATTGTATTTCCATCTGAGTCAGATAGATGTGAAAAGATACCTACTAGATTAAGATTATTAATTTTACAATATTCTATTATTTTTTTAGCATCTTCTACTTCAAAACCTAATCTTGTCATTCCAGTATCAAATTTTAAGTGTATATTAGGATTTAAGTTGTTATCTACTAAAAATTGTAACTGCCCCATAGAACTGATTGCAACATGAATTCCTCTTTTAGTTGCTTCTGTTAATTCATCTTTAAAACTTGCTCCAAGAATTAAAATTTTATCCTTTATTCCAGCTTCCTGTAATTCTATTGCTTCATCAAGGTTTGCAACTCCAAAAAAATTTACCCTAACTTCTTGTAAAATTTTAGCAATTTCTATTGAACCTAAGCCATAGGCATTTGCTTTAACAACTCCTAAAACCTCTCTATTATTAGCAACTTCCCTTAATTTTAATACATTGTACTTCAAATTTTCTTTATCAATTTCTACCCAAGTTCTCATTTTTCCTCCTAATATTAAAAAGTAAAAATACACCCATGCTTAAACATTAGGTGTATTGATTATATGTCTGTATTTTTATTTTGCAGCATTACCAAGATTTTTTGAAGCATCTTCTACAAATTTTTTAAAAACCTTATCTGCTGCTGTTGTAACTTCATTTCTATCTACAACAAGTAAGGTATAAATTTTTTCTGAATCTTCCCATGCACCTTTTTGAGTAACTTTCTTCATTGCTAAATCAGTTGAATAAGTTACTAAATCAGAAAAAACAGGGGATACAACACTTTTAGAAAAAGCATCCATTTCATCAAGATTTCCTCTATATAAAGCCTCTACTTCTTTTCTTATTTCTCTATTTAAAGTCTCTGAAGCTTGTTTATTAGCACGAGATTGAGCTATAATAGACCCACTTTTTGAAATTTGTGCAGAAGCAAGTGCATAAAGTTCTTTTTCTGGATTTACTCTTGATGCAACAGCTTCTTGGATTGCAGCAGGGGTAGAGCTTTCAGTTAAAAAACTAGGCAGATATTCATCTATTGAACTACAAGCAGTTAATGCAAATAGTGATATTAAAAATAAAATAATTTTACTCTTATTCATACTTAATTCCTCCAAAGCATTTTTATAAATTATATCATAAAAATTTAAAAAATAAAATAACAATAAAAATATTAAAATACATAAGAAAAGTTGAGAGAAATAGTCATATAAAAAATTTAAAATTAAATAAAAAAAATAAAAATATTGAAAAAACTTAGAAAATATAATAGAATTAAGTGTAATTCTTTACAATAATAAAAAGAGGTGAAATTATGTCAATTTTAAAAAATTTAGCAAGAAATTTAGGCTTAACAAA
This window encodes:
- the alr gene encoding alanine racemase, whose translation is MRTWVEIDKENLKYNVLKLREVANNREVLGVVKANAYGLGSIEIAKILQEVRVNFFGVANLDEAIELQEAGIKDKILILGASFKDELTEATKRGIHVAISSMGQLQFLVDNNLNPNIHLKFDTGMTRLGFEVEDAKKIIEYCKINNLNLVGIFSHLSDSDGNTIETKNFTLEQIKKFKEIVNSLNLKYIHISNSAGITNFHNNILGNLVRLGIGMYSFTGNKKTPYLKNVFTIKSKVLFIKKVKKDSFVSYGRHYTLPADSTYAVLPIGYADGLKKYLSKGGYVLVNNHRCEIIGNICMDMTMIRIPKEIENSVKIGDEVTVINADILDNLNIPELCVWEFMTGIGRRVKRIIV